A region of Chitinophaga horti DNA encodes the following proteins:
- the ricT gene encoding regulatory iron-sulfur-containing complex subunit RicT, producing the protein MACAGCGTGAEGKPSGCKSNGGCDTGGCNRLNVFDWLANIPLGDSLAPFDIIEVSFNNGSRKDFFRNVTKQLFDKGDMVAVEGVSGFDVGMVSVTGELVKLQMKKRRVDDTPEVKKLLRRATNDDLNRMKDNKAREKEALVKSRALARNLGLEMKLTEVEIQADGRKATFFYTADDRVDFRELIKIFASEFRVKVEMRQIGARQEAGKVGGIGSCGRELCCSTWLSDFKSVNTTAARYQNLSINQAKLSGQCGRLKCCLNYELDTYLDALKDFPEDADVIETSGGTASLQKRDIFKNLMWYSYGNSNKQYPLTISRVKEIRQLNKQGIKPEELKAVEVVSGKPSKEADLGFVDVVGQISLRSLEKASQKRKQKNKDKQQQQQGKDNKGGRGPQQPQQGQQKPRPEGQQQKPKQERPPRPEGQKQENRPPRPENQQKPRPEGQQQKPKQERPPRPDGQKQENRPPRPDNQQKPRPEGQQQKPKQERPPRPEGQKQENRPPRPEGQQKPRLEGQQQKPRPDRPPRPEGQRPPKPDNQQKPRPDNRPQGPQPENPS; encoded by the coding sequence ATGGCTTGTGCCGGATGTGGTACAGGTGCGGAAGGGAAGCCGTCAGGGTGTAAGAGTAACGGAGGATGCGATACAGGCGGATGTAACCGCCTTAATGTGTTTGACTGGCTGGCGAATATACCCTTGGGTGATAGTTTAGCACCATTTGACATAATAGAAGTAAGTTTCAATAACGGTAGTCGTAAAGATTTTTTCCGCAATGTTACCAAGCAGCTCTTTGATAAAGGAGATATGGTAGCTGTGGAAGGCGTAAGCGGCTTTGACGTTGGCATGGTAAGCGTTACCGGCGAACTCGTAAAGCTGCAAATGAAAAAACGCCGTGTGGACGATACGCCCGAAGTAAAAAAGTTACTCCGCCGCGCCACTAATGACGATCTGAACCGCATGAAAGACAACAAGGCCCGCGAAAAGGAAGCACTGGTCAAATCCCGCGCCCTCGCCCGCAACCTTGGTCTGGAAATGAAACTTACCGAAGTAGAAATTCAGGCTGATGGCCGGAAAGCTACGTTCTTCTATACTGCTGATGACCGCGTGGATTTCCGCGAGCTCATCAAAATATTCGCTTCCGAGTTCCGGGTAAAGGTGGAAATGCGCCAGATCGGTGCCCGCCAGGAAGCCGGCAAAGTAGGCGGTATTGGTAGTTGCGGACGTGAGCTTTGCTGCTCTACCTGGCTGTCAGATTTCAAATCGGTTAACACCACCGCTGCCCGTTACCAAAACCTTTCGATTAACCAGGCAAAGCTGAGCGGCCAGTGCGGTCGACTCAAATGCTGCCTCAACTACGAGTTGGATACGTACCTGGATGCCCTCAAAGATTTCCCTGAAGACGCCGACGTGATCGAAACGTCGGGCGGTACTGCATCACTGCAGAAACGCGACATCTTCAAGAACCTCATGTGGTATTCTTACGGAAACAGTAATAAACAATACCCGCTCACCATCTCCCGCGTAAAAGAGATTCGCCAGCTGAACAAGCAGGGCATCAAACCGGAAGAGCTGAAAGCAGTAGAAGTTGTAAGTGGCAAACCATCCAAAGAAGCAGACCTTGGGTTTGTGGACGTGGTGGGCCAGATCAGCCTCCGCTCTCTTGAAAAAGCCTCCCAGAAAAGGAAGCAGAAAAACAAGGACAAACAGCAGCAACAGCAGGGTAAAGACAATAAAGGAGGCAGAGGTCCTCAACAACCTCAGCAGGGCCAGCAGAAACCAAGACCGGAAGGCCAGCAGCAGAAACCTAAACAGGAAAGGCCGCCACGCCCCGAAGGACAGAAACAGGAAAACAGGCCACCAAGACCTGAAAACCAGCAAAAACCAAGACCAGAAGGTCAGCAGCAGAAGCCTAAACAGGAAAGGCCGCCACGCCCCGACGGGCAGAAGCAGGAAAACAGGCCGCCAAGACCTGATAACCAGCAGAAGCCAAGACCGGAAGGCCAGCAGCAAAAGCCTAAACAGGAACGTCCGCCGCGCCCCGAAGGTCAGAAGCAGGAGAACAGGCCGCCAAGACCTGAAGGTCAGCAGAAGCCACGCCTTGAGGGACAGCAGCAGAAACCGAGGCCGGACCGCCCGCCACGCCCAGAAGGGCAAAGGCCGCCAAAGCCTGATAATCAGCAGAAGCCGCGCCCGGACAATCGTCCGCAAGGCCCTCAACCTGAGAATCCTTCATGA